The proteins below are encoded in one region of Hordeum vulgare subsp. vulgare chromosome 3H, MorexV3_pseudomolecules_assembly, whole genome shotgun sequence:
- the LOC123440765 gene encoding protein LURP-one-related 11-like, whose amino-acid sequence MARIQPLPAAAASSSPCSSSSPGGKKSSQAFTVWMKSLVFNGNGCAVYGPDGAVAFRVDNYGCRGGREVFFMDRAGNALIRIRRKGFGAFRRWEVSQCGHNGLRDEESTPWFSVRRVEKGGAAVAMHGGARTCYRIDGFCARKSEYKVSGVDGAVVAEVARKQAAAGVVLGEDVLTLTVVPEMDHLLALGLVVVRGLMSRSM is encoded by the coding sequence ATGGCCAGAATCCAGCCCCTCCCTGCCGCAGCAGCCTCGTCTTCTCCCTGCTCCAGCTCTTCCCCCGGAGGCAAAAAGAGCTCGCAGGCGTTCACGGTGTGGATGAAGTCGCTTGTGTTCAATGGCAACGGCTGCGCGGTGTACGGCCCCGACGGTGCCGTCGCCTTCCGCGTCGACAACTACGGCTGCAGGGGCGGCCGCGAGGTCTTCTTCATGGACCGCGCCGGCAACGCCCTCATCAGGATCAGACGCAAGGGATTTGGCGCCTTCAGGAGGTGGGAGGTCTCCCAGTGCGGCCACAACGGCCTCCGTGACGAGGAATCGACGCCGTGGTTCAGCGTGCGGCGGGTCGAGAAGGGCGGTGCCGCCGTGGCGATGCACGGTGGCGCAAGGACGTGCTACAGGATCGACGGGTTTTGCGCGCGTAAGTCGGAGTACAAAGTCAGCGGCGTCGAcggcgcggtggtggcggaggtCGCGCGGAagcaggcggcggcgggggtggtgTTGGGGGAGGACGTGTTGACGCTGACGGTGGTGCCGGAGATGGATCACCTGCTAGCTTTGGGTTTGGTCGTGGTGCGTGGCCTCATGAGCCGCTCCATGTGA